The following coding sequences lie in one Acidobacteriota bacterium genomic window:
- a CDS encoding histidine kinase, whose protein sequence is MWQRHRTLWASIAAGWLLIALAFTLNYYFFSSHYVEIFAHPPALVQMLIWEVPYWILWAALAPLVLWLTRRFPLERQNWQRHALAHLLACFALTVAHRFIYLPLCWFLYVDAYARRQTLLALYDSDLLFNLPVGFMCYGTFLLVSSVTDYYERYQAGELRASQLEAQLAQAQLQALKMQLQPHFLFNTLNSISALQLTDVEAANRMTARLGDFLRLTLDNAGQHEVTLRQEMEFLRGYLEIESIRFQDRLQVTLDIEPEALDAHVPNLILQPIVENSIKYAIVLRAAAGHIQIRAARRNGSLRLQVQDDGPGLQLPQRGNIASRGVGLTNTEGRLKQLYGSAHKFELLNVPEGGLLVTLELPLKHDH, encoded by the coding sequence ATGTGGCAACGACATCGTACCTTGTGGGCCTCGATTGCGGCGGGCTGGCTGTTGATCGCGCTGGCCTTCACGCTTAACTATTATTTCTTTTCCAGCCATTACGTCGAAATCTTTGCGCACCCGCCCGCATTGGTGCAGATGCTGATATGGGAAGTGCCGTATTGGATTTTGTGGGCCGCTCTCGCGCCATTGGTGTTGTGGCTGACACGGCGCTTTCCCTTGGAGCGGCAAAACTGGCAACGCCACGCGCTGGCGCATTTGCTGGCGTGTTTCGCGCTGACAGTGGCGCATCGGTTTATTTATCTGCCGCTTTGTTGGTTCCTTTATGTAGATGCTTACGCGCGTCGGCAAACGTTGCTGGCGCTCTACGATTCCGATTTGCTGTTCAACCTGCCCGTCGGATTTATGTGCTATGGCACGTTCCTACTGGTCAGCAGCGTGACGGATTATTATGAGCGCTATCAGGCGGGCGAATTGCGCGCTTCGCAGTTGGAAGCGCAACTCGCGCAGGCGCAGTTGCAAGCGCTGAAGATGCAATTGCAGCCGCACTTCCTGTTCAACACGTTGAACTCAATCTCGGCGCTGCAATTGACCGATGTCGAAGCCGCCAACCGGATGACCGCGCGGCTAGGCGACTTTCTGCGGCTGACGCTCGACAACGCGGGCCAGCACGAAGTGACCTTGCGGCAGGAAATGGAATTCCTGCGCGGCTACTTGGAAATCGAGAGCATTCGCTTTCAAGACCGCTTGCAAGTGACGCTGGACATCGAACCCGAAGCACTGGACGCGCACGTACCCAACTTGATCCTGCAACCCATCGTCGAAAATTCGATCAAATACGCCATCGTGCTGCGCGCGGCGGCGGGGCATATTCAGATTCGCGCCGCCCGCCGCAATGGCAGCTTGCGTTTGCAAGTGCAAGACGATGGCCCTGGCTTGCAATTACCGCAGCGCGGCAACATCGCCTCACGCGGCGTCGGGCTGACCAATACCGAGGGCCGGTTGAAACAACTTTACGGCAGCGCGCACAAGTTCGAATTGCTGAACGTGCCGGAAGGCGGGTTGTTGGTGACACTGGAACTTCCGCTAAAGCATGACCACTGA